The genome window GCAACTTCGGCGGCACGCTGGCCCGGCAGGCGACGGAGGACATGGAGGTGGGCGGCGTCCGCATCCGCGCGGGCGAGGTGATCGTCGCCGCCACCCAGGCGGCCAACTTCGACCCTGCCGCCTTCCCGGCCCCGCTGGATCACGACCCTGCCCGGGACAACGGCAGCCATCAGATGGCCTTCGGCTTCGGTGTGCACCACTGCCTGGGCTCCCCCGTCGCCCGCATCGAGATCCAGGAGGCGTTGCTGGCGCTGCGAACCCGCTTCCCGGACATGCGGCTGGCCGTGCCCGACGAGGAGCTGCGGTTCGTGCCCGGCGCGGCCAGCAGGAGGCTGGAGCGGTTCCCGGTCACCTGGTGACCGGCAGTCCCCCATCCGGCGCTCCGGGCCCGGGAGGCCTCCTCCCGGGCCCGGTCGCATGCCGGGCCCACGCGCGGTCCGTCCGGCAACCCGCACGGGCCCCTCCGCCGCCCACGCGTTGCCGAGCCGGGCCCGCCTGGTCCGTCCGGCAACCCGCACGGGCCTCCGCCGCCCACGCGTTGCCGGGCCGGACCCGCACGGTCCGTCCGACCGCCCACACGGGCCCCCGACGCCCACACGTTCCCGAGCCCGGCCCGCACGGTCCGTCCGACCCCCACACGGACCCCCGACGCCCACACGTTCCCGAGCCCGGCCCGCACGGTCCGTCCGACCCCCCACACGGACCCCCGACGCCCACACGTTCCCGAGCCCCGCCCGCACGGTCCGTCCGACCCCCCACACGGGCCCCCGACGCCCACACGTTGCCGAGCCCGGCCCGCGCGGTCCGTCCGACCCCCAACACGAGCCCCCGACGCCCACACGTTGCCGAGCCCGGCCCGCGCGGTCCGTCCGACCCCCCACACGGGCCCCCGACGCCCACACGTTGCCGGGCCGGGTCCGGGCGTTTGTGAGTGACGTCCACTCAAGAGACGGGCACTGCCCGCGTGTTGTGCTGCTCTCCGCCGGTCACCGCACCGAAAGGAGGGCACGGGATGAGAGCCGGACACATTCATCTCGCGGGCATCGGCACCTGGCGCCCGGCCACCGCGCACATCCGTCCACCGGGTGCCTTCGCCCGTCCCGGCACCGCGCCCGCGGCCGGACCCGGGGCGATCTCCGGGTCCTGGACGGCCACCGGGCACGACTCGGCGGCCCGGTCGTCCCGGGCCGACCACGACGACACCACGGTCCGGCCCGGCCCCGAGGCCGCCGTGCACGCCGCCCGGACCGCCCTGACGCGCGCGGGGCTGCCGTACGAACGGTTCGGTGCGCTTCTGCACGGCAGCACCCTTCCGGCCGGCCCCGCACACCTGTCGGTTCCGCACTACGTCCTGCACCGCACCCTCGGCCGGGCCGTCACCGCGGCCGAGCTGCGTCAGGGACAGCTCTCCCTGCTGTCCGCGCTGGGACTGTGCGCCCATCTGCTGCGCGCACCGGGCGGCAAGGACGCCGTCCTGATCACCGGATCCGACCCGGCCGCCCCCGTACCCGACATCCGGGGCGACCTCGATGCCCGGGACGATCCGCACGCGCCGGCCACCGCTCCGGGCGCCCCCACCGGCCACGCGCTCGTCGTCTCGCGGCTCGGCGGCTTCGCCCGCGTGCTGTCGGTCGCCGAGAACTGCGACCCCGGCCACTACGACCTGCGCATCCCGCCCGGCACCGGTTGGGCCGCGCTGCGCGCCCGCACCGAGGACCAGGTCCTCGCCGAGGCCGGCCTCGCCCGGGGCGATCTCGCCGCGACCCTCAGCGGCGCGTCCGGCGCGGGCGACCTGGTGCCGGCCCTGGAGGAACTGTGCGCCACGGGTCGCGCGGCGCCCGGCGACCGGCTGCTGCTCACCGCCGCCACGCCGGGGCTGGAAGCGGGCGCCGCCGTCCTGGAGATCACCGCGGCCCTGCCCTGAGCCCCCTCCCGTGCCCGCACGGGCTGCGACCCACCTGAAGTCCCGTTCCCTACCCAGGAGGCCCGGACCATGGCGAACACCATTCCGCCGGTACCGCCCTATTCCCTGCCCACCCGCGCCGACCTGCCCGCGAACACCGTCTCCTGGACGGTGGACCCGCGCCGGGCGCTGCTGCTCGTCCACGACATGCAGCACTACTTCCTCAGGTGCTTCGGCGACCGCTCCCCGGGACCCGAACTCCTCGCCCACGCCACCGCCGTACGGCGCGCGGCGGCGGTCTCCGGCGTGCCGGTGGCGTACACCGCCCAGCCCGGCAGCATGACGCCCGCCGAGCGCGGCCTGCTCAAGGACTTCTGGGGCGAGGGCATGCGCGCGACCGCGGCCGACCGGGACATCCCCGCGTCCCTGGCGCCGGACCCCGGCGACACCGTCTTCACCAAGTGGCGCCCCAGCGCCTTCTTCCGCACCGGGCTGCTGGACCTGCTCCGCGACAGCGGACGCGACCAGCTGATCCTGTGCGGCGTGTACGCACACGTGGGCCTGCTGCAGACCGCCTGCGAGGCCATGGCGCACGACATCCAGCCGTTCTTCGTGGCGGACGCCGTCGCCGACTTCAGCGAGCGGGACCACCGCATGGCCGTGGAGTACGCGGCCAAGCGCTGCGCCATGGTCGTGACCGCGGCCGACGTGTGCGACGCCCTGGCCCTTCAGACCACCGGAGCCCTGCGATGACGTACCCGGACCTGCTGGACGCGCTGACCGGTCCGACCCCGCCCGCGGCGTTCGCGCTGCTGCACCGCCCGGAGACGGCCGCCGAGCGGATCGACCTGCTCACCGGCACCCTGCACCAGGCGGACGCCCTCGCCGAGGTGCCGCTGCCCGCCCCGGGCGGGCGCGCACGCCACGAGGCGCTGGTGCTGCTGCCCTACCGGCAGATCGCCGAGCGCGGCTTCGAGGCGCCCGACGACAGGGCGCCGCTGACGGTGATGAGCATCGAGCACCAGGCCTCGGCACCGGTCGGCGAGGTGCTCGACCGGCTCCCCGACGTGCCGCTGAGCGCCCGCGACCTGGGCTTCGACCTGGACGACGACGCCTACGCCGACGCCGTGCGCCGCGTCGTCGACGAGGAGATCGGCACCGGCGCCGGCGCCAACTTCGTCCTCAAGCGCACCTTCGTGACGCAGTTCGACCACTGGTCGCCGCAGGCCGCGCTCGCGCTCTTCAAGCGGCTGCTGCGCCACTCGGCGGGCGCCTACTGGACCTTCCTGATCCACACCGGGGAGCGCACCCTGCTCGGCGCGAGCCCCGAGCGGCACATCACCCTCGACGCGGGCACCGCCGTGATGAACCCGATCAGCGGCACCTACCGCTACCCGGAGTCCGGCCCGTCCGCAGAAGGCCTCCTTGAGTTCCTGGCCGACCGCAAGGAGGCCAACGAGCTGTACATGGTCGTCGACGAGGAACTGAAGATGATGAGCCGGATCTGCGAGGGCGGCGGCCGCGTGGTGGGCCCCCGGCTGCGCGCCATGGACCGGCTCGCGCACACCGAGTACTTCGTCGAGGGGCATTCCCGGCTCGATGTGCGCACCGTCCTGCACGAGACGCTGTTCGCGCCGACCGTCACCGGCAGCCCCCTGGAGAGTGCCTGCCGGGTGATCTCCAAGTACGAGCCGGACGGCCGGGGTTACTACGCGGGCGTGGCCGCGCTGATCGGCCGGGACGCCGCGGGTGAGCGCGCCCTGGACACGGCGATCCTGATCCGCACCGCCGAGGTGGACGCCGCGGGCACGCTGCGGCTGAGCGTCGGGGCGACCCTGGTGCGGGACTCCGACCCGTACGCGGAGGCCGCCGAGACGCGGGCCAAGGCGGCGGGCCTGCTGGCCGTGGTGCACGGCGACCCGGGCGCCACCGCGGCGGAACCGGGCGAGGTGTCCCCGGCCGCCGCGGCTGCCCGCCGGCTGAGCCTGCTGCCGGCGGTCGCCCTCGCCCTGTCCGCCCGCAACGAACCGCTGGCTCCGTTCTGGCGCGCCGACCCGCGGCGACGGCGGACGGCCGACTCGCCGCTGGCCGGGCTGCGGGCCCTGTTCGTGGACGCCGAGGACACGTTCACGGCGATGGGCGCCGACCTGATGCGGGCCCTGGGGCTCGAGGTCGTGGTGCGCCGGTTCGACGAGGCGTACGACCTCGACGGCAACGACCTGGTCGTGGTGGGCCCGGGACCGGGCGACCCCCGGGACACCGCCCATCCGAAGATCGCCCACATGCGGGCGCTCACCGGGGAGTTGCTGCGCCGGGGCACGCCGTTTCTGTCGGTGTGCCTGGGCCATCAGATCCTCAGTTCGGTCCTCGGCCTGGAACTGGTCCGCAAGGACGTGCCCAACCAAGGCGTGCAGCGCACCATCGACCTGTTCGAGCACCGCGAGGACGTCTACTTCTACAACACGTTCACCGCGGTGAGCGCGGCGGACACGTTCCCCGGCCCCGCCGCCCGCCCCGGCCCCGTTCAGGTCGCCCGGGACCCGGCCACCGGCGAGGTCCACGGGTTGCGCGGCGCGGGCTTCGCGTCCGTGCAGTTCCATCCCGAGTCCGTCATGTCACGGGCCGGCGTGCACACCTTCGAACGCCTGGTCAGCGGCCTGTTCCCGGCCCGTCTCCGTTCGCCCCTCCCCTACTCGGAACGCGAGGAAGTCGCATGAGCGCCCTTCTGCCCCCGTCGTCGTCCCTTGCCGTGCCCGAGGCGCTCCAGCAGCCGGTGTGGCCCGACCCCGAGGCCCTGCGGACCGTCCGGGATCGGCTGCTGACCGCGCTGCCGCTGGTGCTGCCGACCGAGTGCGACGTCCTGCGCCGGAGGCTCGCCGCCGTGGCGGCCGGCAAGGCGTTCCTCCTTCAGGGCGGCGACTGCGCGGAGACCTTCCGCGACCTGTCGCTCGACACGGTCTCACGCAAGATGGACACCCTGTTCGATACGGCCGACGAGCTGAGCGAGGCGATGTTCCTCCCGGTCGT of Streptomyces cynarae contains these proteins:
- a CDS encoding isochorismatase family protein: MANTIPPVPPYSLPTRADLPANTVSWTVDPRRALLLVHDMQHYFLRCFGDRSPGPELLAHATAVRRAAAVSGVPVAYTAQPGSMTPAERGLLKDFWGEGMRATAADRDIPASLAPDPGDTVFTKWRPSAFFRTGLLDLLRDSGRDQLILCGVYAHVGLLQTACEAMAHDIQPFFVADAVADFSERDHRMAVEYAAKRCAMVVTAADVCDALALQTTGALR
- a CDS encoding anthranilate synthase family protein, translated to MTYPDLLDALTGPTPPAAFALLHRPETAAERIDLLTGTLHQADALAEVPLPAPGGRARHEALVLLPYRQIAERGFEAPDDRAPLTVMSIEHQASAPVGEVLDRLPDVPLSARDLGFDLDDDAYADAVRRVVDEEIGTGAGANFVLKRTFVTQFDHWSPQAALALFKRLLRHSAGAYWTFLIHTGERTLLGASPERHITLDAGTAVMNPISGTYRYPESGPSAEGLLEFLADRKEANELYMVVDEELKMMSRICEGGGRVVGPRLRAMDRLAHTEYFVEGHSRLDVRTVLHETLFAPTVTGSPLESACRVISKYEPDGRGYYAGVAALIGRDAAGERALDTAILIRTAEVDAAGTLRLSVGATLVRDSDPYAEAAETRAKAAGLLAVVHGDPGATAAEPGEVSPAAAAARRLSLLPAVALALSARNEPLAPFWRADPRRRRTADSPLAGLRALFVDAEDTFTAMGADLMRALGLEVVVRRFDEAYDLDGNDLVVVGPGPGDPRDTAHPKIAHMRALTGELLRRGTPFLSVCLGHQILSSVLGLELVRKDVPNQGVQRTIDLFEHREDVYFYNTFTAVSAADTFPGPAARPGPVQVARDPATGEVHGLRGAGFASVQFHPESVMSRAGVHTFERLVSGLFPARLRSPLPYSEREEVA